The Streptomyces sp. NBC_00510 genomic interval CAGGGCCTCGGCCGCGCCCCAGACGACGACCAGCGCGATCAGCGTGGCCATGTGGGGATCGCCGCCGAGGAGGGTCAGGGCGAGGCCGGCCTGGGTGAGGCAGCGGGTGACGTCCGCGGCGAGCATCACCTGCCGGCTGCCCCACCGGTCGGTGAGGACGCCGCCGGCGAGCAGGACCAGCACCAGCGGCAGGATCCGGGCCGCGAGGACCAGGCCGAGCTCGGTGCCCCCGCCGCCCGTTTCCAGGACCGCGAAGGCCAGTGCGACGGACGCCATCGACGATCCGAACAGCGAGGTGGTGTAGCCGATGAAGAAGCGCCGGAAGTCGCGTTCGCGCAGGACCGCGGGGCGGAGATCGAGTGCCATGGGCGCAGCGTGCAGGGGGCGCGCGGCGACACGCCAGGCCCGCGAAAAAAATTATTGAGTCGGGTCGAATCAACTTAGGATGGCTCCAGTTCGCACCGCAGAGTGATTTACTGCGGTCGATCTCGGGATCGACAGGGGAGGGCCATCGCATGACCCAGCCGGTGGAGTACGTCGTCGCTGTCGACCGCTTCCTCGCCGCCTCCGGGCTGGGCGCAGGCTCGCGGCGGGTCTACCGGATCGCGCTGGCCACCTGGACGTGGGGGCTCGTCGACCGCCCCCTGCCCGTCGGCGGGGGGCGCCGCAACGCCGAGCCCCCGGCGGTCCCGCTGGCCCTGCTCGACGCGCCGGGCACCGCGCGGCGACTACGCGAGGCCTTCACGGCACGGTCAGCGGCGGTCGGCGCCCGCACCGCCAACCGTGAACTGTCGGTGCTCTGCAGCGCCGTGACGTGGTGGTGCGCGCAGGGCTGGCTGTCGGGCGACCCCACGGAGGGCCTGCGGGCGCTGCCCGTGCCGAAGGCACGCCGAGCCGGGGCCGGACTCGGCGCCGACCAGGTGCGCGAGGTGCTCCGGCTGTCCGCGCCGCTGCGGGAGCAGGCGTTCTGGCATCTGCTCCACGAGACCGGCGCGACCATCGAACGGCTGCTCGCGCTGAACGTCGACGACCTCGACCTGCCGGGCCGCCGCACCCGCGAGCGCACCGGGGTGCCGCTGCACTGGGGGGACGGATCGGCCCGGCTGCTGCCACTGCTCGCCCTCGGGCGGGTCGACGGGCCGCTGTTCCGCACCGGCCGCGGGCGGCTCTCCTACCGGCGTGCCGCGGAGTTGTTCACCGCCGCCACGCGCCCGCTGGACGCGCGGGGGCGCGGTTGGACGCTCCGGCAACTCCAGGCGGCGGGCCGGCGCTGACCCGTCCGCCGTCCGGCGTCCGGCGTCAGCCGAGGACCCGCAGGGCGCTCTCGACGGCCGCGGCCATCTGCGTGCGCGCGGAGGAGAGGTAGCGGCGCGGGTCGACGGTGGCGGAGTCGGCCGAAAGGAAGCCGCGCACCGCGCCGGTGAAGGCGATGTTGAGTGCCGTACCGATGTTGATCTTGACCATGCCCCCGGCGACGGCGCGGCGCAGTTCGTCGTCGGGGACGCCGGTGGAGCCGTGCAGGACCAGCGGGACGGGCACCGCACCCCGGAGACGGGCGATCAGGTCGTGGTCGAGCCGTGCCGTGCGGGTCGTCATGGCGTGCGAGCTGCCGACGGCGACCGCGAGGGCGTCGATCCCGGTGGTGGCCACGAAGGCGGCGGCCTCGTCGGGGTCGGTGCGGGCCCCTGGGGCGTGCACGCCGTCCTTGCCGCCTATCTCGCCGAGTTCGGCCTCCAGCCACAGGCCGCGGTCGTGCGCCCAGTCCGCCGCGGCGCGGGTGGCGGCGACGTTGCGGTCGTGGGGGAGGGCGGACGCGTCGTACATCACGGAGCCGAAGCCGCAGTCCGCGGCACGGCGCAGCAGGGCCTCGTCGGTGACGTGGTCGAGGTGGAGGCCCACGGGGACCGCGGCCGACTCGGCCACCGCGGCGGTCGCGCGGGCGATCGGGGCGAGGGAACCACCGTGGAAACGGACCGCGTTCTCGCTGATCTGGCAGACCGCGGGGCGTCCGGCCGCCTCCGCGCCGGCGACGACCGCCTCGGCGTGCTCCAGGGTGATGACGTTGAAGGCGCCGATCCCGCGTCGGTCGGCGTGCGCCGCGCGGACGAGTTCGGCGGTGGGGACCAGCGGCATGACGCGGCGACCTCTCGATGGAATGATGTTGCGTGAACATGATGGTTCGATCCGGGAAAGGCGCAGAAATGTGCGCTGCCGTGCGTGGGTGCGGCACCGGGCCGGCACACCCACCGACAGGGGGCGAGGAGATGGCGGGACCACAGGCCCGATGGAGCGCGCTGCTGGAGATGCTGACCCGCGACGGGAGCGTCGAGGTCGAGGCCGCAGCGGCCGAACTGGCGGTGTCCGCCGCGACGATCCGGCGCGACCTGGACGAACTGGCCCGGCAGAACATGGTCACCCGTACCCACGGCGGCGCGGTGATCAACGCGATCGCCTATGACCTGCCGCTGCGTTACAAGGCCGCCCGCAACGCCCCGGAGAAGGAGCGCATCGCCCGGGCGGCGGCGGCCCTGGTGAAGCCGGGCACGGTGGTCGGGCTCAACGGCGGCACCACGACCACCGAGGTCGCCCGCGCCCTCGCCGCGCGCGCCGACCTCGCCGACAGCGGCACCGAGACCGCCCTGACGGTCGTCACCAACGCGCTGAACATCGCCGGTGAACTGG includes:
- a CDS encoding class II fructose-bisphosphate aldolase, with translation MPLVPTAELVRAAHADRRGIGAFNVITLEHAEAVVAGAEAAGRPAVCQISENAVRFHGGSLAPIARATAAVAESAAVPVGLHLDHVTDEALLRRAADCGFGSVMYDASALPHDRNVAATRAAADWAHDRGLWLEAELGEIGGKDGVHAPGARTDPDEAAAFVATTGIDALAVAVGSSHAMTTRTARLDHDLIARLRGAVPVPLVLHGSTGVPDDELRRAVAGGMVKINIGTALNIAFTGAVRGFLSADSATVDPRRYLSSARTQMAAAVESALRVLG
- a CDS encoding DeoR/GlpR family DNA-binding transcription regulator yields the protein MAGPQARWSALLEMLTRDGSVEVEAAAAELAVSAATIRRDLDELARQNMVTRTHGGAVINAIAYDLPLRYKAARNAPEKERIARAAAALVKPGTVVGLNGGTTTTEVARALAARADLADSGTETALTVVTNALNIAGELAVRRHVKLVVTGGVARPASYELIGPLAAELLAQLTLDLVFLGVDAIDVTHGAAARHEGEASINRALARRAERVVVVADASKLGKRAFARICPVEEVDVLVTDGTAPAALTEPFAAAGVEVVRA